The following are from one region of the Hydrogenimonas sp. SS33 genome:
- the fabZ gene encoding 3-hydroxyacyl-ACP dehydratase FabZ yields the protein MMDVVQIQKILPHRYPFLLVDRVVEVEHGKAIEAYKNISISEPVFEGHFPGHPIYPGVMIIEGMAQAGGVLAFESMSGAEQDATENKVVYFMSIDKCKFRHPVRPGDKLVYKLNVLKHKGAIWVLDGKAYVDDKLVAEAELKAMIVDK from the coding sequence ATGATGGATGTCGTACAGATTCAAAAGATTCTTCCCCACCGCTACCCTTTCCTGCTGGTCGACCGTGTCGTCGAAGTGGAGCACGGCAAGGCGATCGAAGCCTACAAGAACATTTCGATCAGCGAGCCGGTCTTTGAAGGCCACTTTCCCGGACACCCCATCTACCCCGGCGTTATGATCATCGAAGGGATGGCCCAGGCCGGCGGCGTACTGGCGTTCGAGAGTATGAGTGGCGCGGAACAGGACGCCACCGAAAACAAGGTGGTCTATTTCATGAGCATCGACAAGTGCAAATTCCGCCATCCGGTACGGCCAGGCGACAAGCTGGTATACAAACTGAACGTTCTCAAGCACAAAGGGGCCATCTGGGTTCTCGACGGCAAGGCCTATGTGGACGACAAACTGGTGGCCGAAGCGGAACTCAAAGCGATGATCGTGGACAAGTGA